One Apodemus sylvaticus chromosome 16, mApoSyl1.1, whole genome shotgun sequence genomic region harbors:
- the Plpp1 gene encoding phospholipid phosphatase 1 isoform X3 has protein sequence MFDKTRLPYVVLDVVCVLLAGLPFAILTSRHTPFQRGMFCNDESIKYPYKEDTIPYALLGGIMIPFCILVIIIGETLSVYFNVLHSNSFVSNHYIATIYKAIGAFLFGAAASQSLTDIAKYSIGRLRPHFLAVCNPDWSKINCSDGYIENFICQGNGDKVREGRLSFYSGHSSFSMYSMLFMALYLQARMKGDWARLLRPTLQFGLIALSIYVGLSRVSDYKHHWSDVLVGLIQGAAVAILVALYVSDFFKDTHSHKERKEEDSHTTLHETTTAQSYSSNHEP, from the exons CTGGATTGCCTTTTGCAATTCTTACTTCAAGGCATACCCCCTTCCAGCGAGGAATGTTCTGTAATGATGAGTCCATCAAGTACCCTTACAAAGAAGACACCATACCTTATGCCTTATTAGGTGGAATAATGATTCCATTCTGTATTCTCGTT aTTATTATTGGAGAAACTCTGTCTGTTTACTTTAATGTCTTGCATTCGAATTCCTTTGTCAGCAATCACTATATAGCCACTATTTACAAAGCCATCGGAGCCTTTCTGTTTGGAGCTGCAGCTAGTCAGTCCCTGACTGACATCGCCAAGTATTCTATAGGCAGATTGCGGCCGCACTTCTTGGCTGTCTGTAACCCAGACTGGTCAAAAATCAACTGCAGTGATGGTTATATTGAGAACTTCATATGCCAAGGGAATGGAGACAAAGTCAGGGAAGGCAG GTTGTCCTTCTACTCAGGCCACTCCTCATTCTCTATGTACAGCATGCTGTTTATGGCA CTTTATCTTCAAGCCAGGATGAAGGGAGACTGGGCAAGACTCTTACGACCCACACTACAGTTTGGGCTTATTGCTTTATCCATATATGTGGGCCTTTCTCGAGTGTCTGATTACAAACACCACTGGAGTGACGTGTTAGTTGGACTAATTCAAGGAGCTGCTGTTGCGATATTAGTC GCTTTATACGTATCGGATTTCTTCAAGGACACACATTCTcacaaagagaggaaagaggaggactCCCATACAACTCTACACGAAACCACCACCGCACAGAGCTACTCAAGCAATCATGAGCCCTGA
- the Plpp1 gene encoding phospholipid phosphatase 1 isoform X4, translated as MFCNDESIKYPYKEDTIPYALLGGIMIPFCILVIIIGETLSVYFNVLHSNSFVSNHYIATIYKAIGAFLFGAAASQSLTDIAKYSIGRLRPHFLAVCNPDWSKINCSDGYIENFICQGNGDKVREGRLSFYSGHSSFSMYSMLFMALYLQARMKGDWARLLRPTLQFGLIALSIYVGLSRVSDYKHHWSDVLVGLIQGAAVAILVALYVSDFFKDTHSHKERKEEDSHTTLHETTTAQSYSSNHEP; from the exons ATGTTCTGTAATGATGAGTCCATCAAGTACCCTTACAAAGAAGACACCATACCTTATGCCTTATTAGGTGGAATAATGATTCCATTCTGTATTCTCGTT aTTATTATTGGAGAAACTCTGTCTGTTTACTTTAATGTCTTGCATTCGAATTCCTTTGTCAGCAATCACTATATAGCCACTATTTACAAAGCCATCGGAGCCTTTCTGTTTGGAGCTGCAGCTAGTCAGTCCCTGACTGACATCGCCAAGTATTCTATAGGCAGATTGCGGCCGCACTTCTTGGCTGTCTGTAACCCAGACTGGTCAAAAATCAACTGCAGTGATGGTTATATTGAGAACTTCATATGCCAAGGGAATGGAGACAAAGTCAGGGAAGGCAG GTTGTCCTTCTACTCAGGCCACTCCTCATTCTCTATGTACAGCATGCTGTTTATGGCA CTTTATCTTCAAGCCAGGATGAAGGGAGACTGGGCAAGACTCTTACGACCCACACTACAGTTTGGGCTTATTGCTTTATCCATATATGTGGGCCTTTCTCGAGTGTCTGATTACAAACACCACTGGAGTGACGTGTTAGTTGGACTAATTCAAGGAGCTGCTGTTGCGATATTAGTC GCTTTATACGTATCGGATTTCTTCAAGGACACACATTCTcacaaagagaggaaagaggaggactCCCATACAACTCTACACGAAACCACCACCGCACAGAGCTACTCAAGCAATCATGAGCCCTGA